Proteins encoded by one window of Desulfobacteraceae bacterium:
- a CDS encoding 2-oxoacid:acceptor oxidoreductase family protein has product MQSEVMFAGFGGQGILLAGKILAHAAMEAGYEVAWIPSYGPEMRGGTAYCTVVISDRPIGSPIIRNPQHLVAMNRPSLEKFAPSVKAGGVVIINSSLIPVDAKRDDVDELKVPATDIADSLGSVKAANIVALAAFVARSGIVDFELFRECVKEEFAAKEKFIPLNMNAIDAGRKAAEK; this is encoded by the coding sequence ATGCAAAGCGAAGTGATGTTTGCCGGATTTGGCGGCCAGGGGATTCTTTTGGCCGGAAAGATACTGGCCCACGCGGCCATGGAGGCGGGCTATGAAGTGGCCTGGATCCCCTCCTACGGCCCCGAGATGCGCGGCGGCACCGCCTACTGCACCGTGGTCATCAGCGACCGGCCGATCGGCTCGCCCATCATCCGCAACCCCCAGCACCTGGTGGCCATGAACCGGCCCTCGCTGGAGAAGTTCGCCCCCAGCGTGAAGGCCGGTGGGGTGGTGATCATCAACAGCTCGCTGATCCCGGTCGACGCCAAGCGCGACGACGTGGACGAACTGAAGGTCCCGGCCACCGACATCGCCGATTCCTTAGGCAGCGTCAAGGCTGCCAACATCGTGGCCCTGGCGGCTTTCGTGGCCCGCAGTGGGATCGTTGACTTCGAGCTCTTCCGGGAGTGCGTCAAGGAAGAATTCGCAGCCAAGGAAAAATTCATCCCCCTCAACATGAACGCCATCGACGCCGGCCGCAAGGCCGCCGAGAAATAA
- the hisC gene encoding histidinol-phosphate transaminase, which translates to MNLPAPDYILAIQPYEPGKPCEELEREYGISDSVKLASNENPLGPSPLAAAAVKDCLNSLHRYPDATGYRLTRQLAAKLGVSPANIVLGNGSDDLIGMLARVFLQPGDEVLIPKPAFMMYDITVRAAGAVPIYSPLRELVIDLEDMARRMGPKTRMVFITNPHNPTGSVVTRAAMDRFLSALPAGVVVVLDEAYVEFVRNPDSPDGCRYLDENRLLVALRTFSKAYGLAGLRIGYGLMPQAVAELLHRIRQPFNTNALAQAAACAALEDSTHLAHTLKTVHEGLAYLQAGLRRMQVRYFETEANFFLIDLERDAAAVHQKLLRQGVIVRPMGGYGYPRFLRVNAGLPSENERFLKALAAAL; encoded by the coding sequence ATGAACCTACCGGCACCCGACTACATCCTGGCGATCCAGCCCTACGAACCCGGCAAGCCCTGTGAAGAACTGGAGCGGGAGTACGGCATTTCCGATTCGGTCAAACTGGCCTCCAACGAAAACCCGCTGGGGCCTTCGCCCCTGGCGGCGGCGGCCGTCAAGGACTGCCTGAACAGCCTCCACCGCTACCCCGATGCCACCGGCTACCGATTGACCCGGCAGTTGGCGGCCAAGCTCGGCGTGAGCCCCGCCAACATCGTTCTGGGAAATGGCTCAGACGATCTCATCGGCATGCTGGCGCGGGTCTTTCTGCAGCCCGGCGACGAGGTCCTGATTCCCAAGCCGGCCTTTATGATGTACGACATCACGGTGCGCGCCGCGGGCGCCGTTCCGATATACTCCCCCTTGCGGGAGCTGGTCATCGATCTCGAGGACATGGCCCGCCGGATGGGGCCCAAAACCCGGATGGTGTTCATCACCAACCCCCACAACCCCACCGGCAGCGTGGTGACCCGGGCGGCCATGGACCGGTTTCTCTCGGCCTTGCCCGCCGGGGTGGTGGTGGTCCTCGACGAGGCCTATGTTGAGTTCGTGCGCAACCCGGACAGTCCCGACGGCTGCCGCTATCTCGACGAAAACCGGCTGCTGGTGGCGCTACGGACCTTTTCCAAGGCCTACGGTCTGGCTGGGCTGCGGATCGGCTACGGCCTCATGCCGCAGGCGGTCGCGGAGTTGCTCCACCGCATCCGCCAGCCCTTCAACACCAATGCCCTCGCCCAGGCCGCGGCCTGCGCCGCGCTGGAGGACAGCACGCACCTGGCACACACCCTGAAGACCGTGCACGAGGGCCTGGCCTACCTCCAAGCCGGTCTGCGACGCATGCAGGTCCGCTATTTTGAAACCGAGGCCAATTTCTTCCTGATCGACCTGGAACGCGACGCGGCCGCCGTCCATCAAAAACTGCTGCGCCAGGGGGTCATCGTACGCCCCATGGGCGGCTACGGGTATCCCCGCTTCCTGAGGGTCAACGCCGGCCTTCCCAGTGAAAACGAGCGCTTCTTGAAGGCGCTGGCGGCGGCCCTTTAG
- the cmk gene encoding (d)CMP kinase, producing the protein MASDPTHRRLVITIDGPAGAGKTTVSRTLAQRLGYRYVDTGALYRAVALAALQAGLRSDDDAGLERLCGRLKLAFASAQNGSPRLLSDGVDVSGQIRSPEVTLMASAVSARPPVRRGLLRMQRELGREGGAVFEGRDMGTVVFPGADVKFFLDASPHTRALRRYAEIHATTGQSLAEIEAAIRQRDANDRNRKLAPLQPAEDAISVDSTDLTIEQVVEQMLGHVLRKKHQLSA; encoded by the coding sequence ATGGCTTCGGATCCCACCCACCGCCGTCTGGTCATCACCATCGACGGGCCCGCCGGCGCCGGCAAGACCACGGTCAGCCGCACTCTGGCCCAGCGGCTGGGGTATCGCTACGTGGATACCGGCGCGCTCTACCGCGCGGTGGCCCTGGCGGCGCTCCAGGCCGGACTGCGGTCCGACGATGACGCGGGCCTGGAGCGGCTCTGCGGCCGACTGAAGCTCGCCTTTGCATCCGCCCAAAACGGCAGCCCGCGCCTGCTCTCAGACGGAGTCGACGTCAGCGGCCAGATCCGCTCGCCGGAGGTCACCCTGATGGCCTCGGCGGTATCGGCGCGCCCGCCGGTTCGCCGAGGGTTGCTGCGCATGCAGCGCGAACTGGGCCGCGAGGGCGGGGCCGTGTTCGAGGGCCGGGACATGGGCACGGTGGTTTTTCCGGGGGCGGACGTCAAATTTTTCCTGGATGCCTCCCCCCACACCCGGGCCCTGCGGCGCTATGCGGAAATCCATGCCACGACCGGCCAGAGCCTGGCCGAAATCGAGGCGGCCATCCGCCAGCGAGACGCCAACGACCGCAACCGGAAGCTGGCGCCGCTGCAGCCGGCGGAGGATGCCATTTCCGTGGATTCCACCGATCTCACGATTGAACAGGTGGTCGAGCAGATGCTGGGCCATGTTCTGCGAAAAAAACACCAACTCTCTGCATAA
- a CDS encoding 30S ribosomal protein S1, translating to MQETAETAATATSDPSLAEADVDTDSAPAEETMEDLMEMYEESIKRFREGEVVTGRIIAVDKDYVLVDIGYKSEGQIRIQEFRDENGEINAKLNDEVEVMVEYWDDEEERVILSKEKAAKVKVWDAIKTCYDDNGTIEGVITNRVKGGFSVDVGVQAFLPGSQADLRPIRNLDELVGKSFPFRILKYNRKRSNIVLSRRVLLEEEREAKRSQTLSSIHEGKIMAGTVKNITEYGVFVDLGGLDGLLHITDISWGRVKHPSELYSVGDKIQVKVLHLDLEKERVSLGVKQLVPDPWTTAAEKYPVGSRVNGKVVSLTDYGAFVELEEGIEGLIHVSEMSWTRKVRHPSKVVSVGEMVDAVVLDIKPDNRRISLGMKQVVPNPWDVINEKYPIGTTIEGKIKNITDFGLFVGIDEGIDGLIHISDISWTKRIKHPNEVYKKGDLVQAIVLDIDKENERFSLGIKQLQSDPWQTVAERYDVGKEITGTVTNVTDFGVFVELEEGIEGLVHVSEISKEKIKTPVGMYNVGDVITARVMNINSDDRRIGLSIKRMDMEDDQSLLSDYVNSMGPATSSFGEILRENLQGKLNEE from the coding sequence TTGCAGGAAACCGCAGAGACGGCCGCCACCGCGACCAGCGACCCGTCTTTGGCCGAAGCCGACGTCGATACCGACAGCGCCCCGGCCGAAGAAACCATGGAAGACTTGATGGAAATGTACGAAGAGAGCATCAAGCGCTTCCGGGAAGGCGAGGTCGTCACCGGCAGGATCATCGCCGTTGACAAGGACTACGTTCTGGTGGACATCGGCTACAAGTCCGAAGGCCAGATCCGCATCCAGGAATTCCGCGATGAAAACGGCGAAATCAACGCCAAGCTCAACGACGAAGTCGAGGTGATGGTGGAATACTGGGATGACGAAGAGGAGCGCGTCATCCTGTCCAAGGAAAAAGCCGCCAAGGTCAAGGTCTGGGATGCCATCAAAACCTGCTACGACGACAACGGCACCATCGAGGGAGTCATCACCAACCGGGTCAAGGGCGGCTTTTCGGTGGACGTCGGCGTCCAGGCGTTTCTGCCGGGTTCCCAGGCTGATCTGCGCCCCATCCGCAATCTGGATGAGCTGGTGGGCAAAAGCTTCCCCTTCCGGATTCTCAAATACAACCGCAAACGCAGCAACATCGTGCTCTCAAGGCGGGTGCTGCTGGAAGAGGAGCGCGAGGCCAAGCGCTCCCAGACCCTCAGTTCGATCCATGAGGGCAAGATCATGGCCGGGACCGTCAAGAACATCACCGAGTACGGCGTCTTCGTCGACTTAGGCGGCCTGGACGGCCTGCTGCACATCACCGATATTTCCTGGGGGCGCGTCAAGCATCCCTCGGAGCTCTATTCCGTGGGCGACAAGATCCAGGTCAAGGTCCTGCATCTGGACCTCGAGAAAGAGCGCGTCTCGCTGGGTGTCAAGCAGCTGGTACCGGATCCCTGGACCACCGCCGCCGAAAAGTATCCGGTCGGCTCGCGGGTCAACGGGAAAGTTGTCAGCCTGACCGACTACGGCGCCTTCGTGGAATTGGAGGAGGGCATTGAGGGTCTGATCCACGTCTCGGAAATGTCCTGGACCCGCAAGGTCCGCCACCCCTCCAAGGTGGTTTCGGTGGGGGAGATGGTCGACGCGGTGGTGCTCGACATCAAGCCCGACAACCGCCGGATCTCGCTGGGGATGAAACAGGTGGTGCCCAACCCGTGGGATGTGATCAACGAGAAATACCCGATCGGGACCACCATCGAGGGCAAGATCAAGAACATCACCGACTTCGGTCTGTTCGTGGGCATCGACGAGGGCATCGACGGGTTGATCCACATCTCCGACATTTCGTGGACCAAACGCATCAAACACCCCAATGAGGTCTACAAAAAAGGTGACCTGGTGCAGGCCATCGTTCTGGACATCGACAAGGAGAACGAACGCTTTTCGCTGGGCATCAAGCAGCTCCAGTCCGATCCCTGGCAGACCGTGGCCGAGCGCTACGATGTCGGCAAGGAGATCACCGGAACGGTGACCAATGTGACCGATTTCGGTGTTTTCGTCGAACTCGAGGAAGGCATCGAGGGGCTGGTCCACGTCTCGGAGATCAGCAAGGAGAAAATCAAGACCCCCGTCGGCATGTACAACGTCGGCGACGTGATCACCGCCCGGGTGATGAACATCAATAGCGACGACCGCCGCATCGGGCTCTCCATCAAGCGGATGGACATGGAAGACGACCAATCCCTGCTCAGCGATTACGTCAACAGCATGGGACCGGCCACCTCTTCCTTCGGCGAGATTCTGCGCGAAAACTTGCAGGGCAAGCTGAACGAGGAATAA
- the sppA gene encoding signal peptide peptidase SppA, whose translation MFARRHPFLFFLLALTALVGGTVVCLSLILTLGFGVPRLDLGPKVGVIEISGAITEAEDTLARLKAFREDDTVQAIVIRIDSPGGGVGPAQEIYSEIRKTIPTKKIIASMGSVAASGGYYLAAAANGIVANPGTITGSIGVIMGYTDLQEVFRKIGLTPVVIKSGAFKDMGSPLREMSAEERAILQGFVDQIHEQFVQAVAEGRNMDSAAVAPLADGRIYSGQEALKLGLVDRLGNLSDAIAWAGNLGGIEGEPEVVYAREKTGAFLKYFLETAVKAVIEQIPAALSGSGYLTPGR comes from the coding sequence ATGTTCGCGCGCCGACACCCCTTTCTGTTTTTTCTGCTGGCCTTGACCGCCCTGGTGGGCGGCACCGTGGTCTGCCTTTCCCTGATCCTCACCCTGGGCTTTGGGGTTCCCCGGCTTGACCTGGGCCCGAAGGTGGGGGTGATCGAGATTTCGGGCGCCATCACCGAGGCCGAGGACACCCTCGCGCGCCTGAAAGCGTTCCGGGAGGACGACACGGTGCAGGCCATCGTCATCCGCATCGATTCCCCGGGCGGCGGTGTGGGGCCCGCCCAGGAGATCTACAGCGAAATCCGCAAGACCATACCCACCAAGAAAATCATCGCCTCCATGGGCAGCGTCGCGGCCTCGGGAGGCTACTACCTGGCGGCGGCCGCCAACGGGATAGTGGCCAACCCGGGCACCATCACCGGCAGCATCGGGGTGATCATGGGCTACACCGACCTGCAGGAGGTCTTTCGCAAGATCGGACTGACACCGGTGGTGATCAAAAGCGGGGCCTTCAAAGACATGGGCTCACCGCTGCGGGAGATGAGCGCTGAGGAGCGCGCCATCCTGCAGGGCTTCGTGGACCAGATCCACGAACAGTTCGTCCAGGCCGTGGCAGAGGGCCGCAACATGGACAGCGCCGCGGTGGCGCCGCTGGCCGACGGCCGCATCTACAGCGGACAGGAAGCCCTCAAATTGGGATTGGTGGACCGGCTCGGCAACCTCAGCGATGCCATCGCCTGGGCCGGCAACCTGGGAGGGATCGAGGGGGAGCCCGAAGTGGTCTATGCCCGCGAAAAAACCGGGGCCTTCCTGAAATACTTCCTGGAGACGGCCGTCAAGGCCGTGATCGAGCAGATCCCCGCGGCCCTCTCCGGCAGCGGGTACCTCACCCCCGGCCGCTGA
- a CDS encoding threonylcarbamoyl-AMP synthase, which translates to MLIQINPQNPQPRLIRKVVDTLRGGGVIAYPTDTFYGIGCDIMSKHAIERIYQLKQRDKKNPFSFICSDLTTISSYAKVSNYAYKTMRRLLPGPYTFVLEGSRLVPKIMLTKRRTAGIRVPDNAICIALVKELGNPILTTSAATPEGSVFHDPTLIQDYFGSRIDIVIDGGIVAGEPSSVISLIDDVPEVIRRGMGDVSMFE; encoded by the coding sequence ATGTTGATTCAGATCAATCCCCAGAATCCCCAACCGCGCCTGATCCGCAAAGTGGTCGACACCCTGAGGGGCGGCGGGGTGATCGCCTATCCCACCGACACCTTTTACGGCATAGGCTGCGATATCATGAGCAAGCACGCCATCGAGCGGATTTACCAGCTCAAACAGCGCGACAAGAAAAACCCTTTCAGCTTCATCTGCTCGGATCTGACCACCATCAGCAGCTATGCCAAAGTCTCCAACTACGCTTACAAAACCATGAGACGGCTGCTTCCCGGGCCTTACACCTTCGTTCTGGAGGGCTCGCGCCTGGTGCCGAAGATCATGTTGACCAAGCGGCGCACGGCCGGCATTCGGGTGCCCGACAACGCCATCTGCATCGCCCTGGTCAAGGAGTTGGGCAATCCGATCCTGACCACCAGCGCCGCCACCCCCGAGGGGTCGGTCTTCCACGACCCGACCCTGATCCAGGATTATTTCGGCAGCCGGATCGACATCGTGATTGACGGCGGCATCGTGGCGGGGGAACCCTCCAGCGTCATCTCGCTGATCGACGACGTTCCCGAGGTGATTCGCCGAGGGATGGGGGATGTGAGTATGTTCGAATAG
- the guaB gene encoding IMP dehydrogenase, translating into MSIPPPQEAYSFDDVLLLPGYSDILPRDCSTKTRLTRDLALNIPVVSAAMDTVTESSTAISMAREGGIGFIHRNMGIENQAQEVDRVKKSESGMIINPVTITPEQPVREVLKLMERFRISGVPVTRGEQLVGIVTNRDLRFETNLDTPISEVMTKDQLVTVSEGISLEESKKLLHQHRIEKLLVVDRQGRLTGMITIKDIEKIKKYPNACKDSMGRLRVGAAVGVGADMEERAHALIAAGADVLVIDTSHGHSKNVIEAVQRLKSTFKGLQLVAGNVGTAEGAQALIAAGVDSVKIGIGPGSICTTRIVAGIGVPQISAIMNCREISEKTGVPLIADGGIKFSGDLTKALGAGAHCVMIGGMLAGVEESPGELIIYQGRSYKVYRGMGSLEAMKMGSKDRYYQTEQEADDKLVPEGIVGRVPYRGKLSETIHQLMGGLKAGMGYVGCRNVEELHRKARFIKISAAGLRESHVHDVIITKEAPNYRLD; encoded by the coding sequence ATGTCAATCCCCCCGCCCCAGGAGGCCTATTCTTTCGACGATGTCCTGCTGCTGCCCGGCTATTCGGACATCCTGCCCAGGGACTGCAGCACCAAAACCCGCCTAACCCGCGATCTGGCGCTCAACATCCCGGTGGTCAGCGCGGCCATGGACACCGTCACCGAATCCAGCACGGCCATCAGCATGGCCCGCGAAGGCGGGATCGGCTTCATCCACCGCAACATGGGCATCGAAAACCAGGCCCAGGAGGTTGACCGGGTCAAAAAATCGGAAAGCGGCATGATCATCAACCCGGTGACCATCACCCCGGAGCAGCCCGTGCGGGAGGTGCTCAAATTGATGGAACGCTTCCGCATCTCGGGGGTGCCCGTCACCCGCGGGGAGCAGCTGGTGGGAATCGTCACCAACCGCGACTTGCGTTTTGAAACCAACCTCGACACCCCGATCTCGGAGGTGATGACCAAGGACCAGCTGGTCACGGTTTCCGAGGGCATTTCCCTGGAGGAATCCAAGAAGCTGCTTCACCAACACCGCATCGAAAAGCTCCTGGTGGTGGACCGTCAGGGACGGCTGACCGGCATGATCACCATCAAGGACATCGAAAAAATCAAAAAATACCCCAATGCCTGCAAAGACAGCATGGGGCGCCTGCGGGTCGGGGCGGCCGTCGGGGTCGGGGCGGATATGGAGGAGCGCGCCCATGCGCTGATCGCCGCCGGGGCGGACGTTCTGGTGATCGACACCTCCCATGGGCACTCCAAGAACGTGATCGAAGCGGTCCAGCGGCTGAAGAGCACCTTCAAGGGCCTTCAGCTGGTGGCCGGCAATGTCGGCACGGCCGAAGGCGCCCAGGCCCTGATCGCTGCCGGTGTGGACAGCGTCAAGATCGGCATCGGGCCGGGCTCCATCTGCACCACCCGGATCGTGGCGGGCATCGGGGTGCCCCAGATCTCGGCCATCATGAACTGCCGCGAGATCTCCGAGAAAACCGGTGTGCCGCTGATCGCCGACGGCGGCATCAAATTTTCCGGGGACCTCACCAAGGCCTTGGGAGCCGGCGCTCACTGCGTGATGATCGGCGGTATGCTGGCGGGCGTCGAGGAGAGCCCCGGCGAGCTCATCATCTACCAGGGCCGCAGCTACAAGGTCTACCGCGGCATGGGGTCGCTGGAGGCCATGAAAATGGGCAGCAAGGACCGCTACTACCAGACCGAACAGGAAGCCGACGACAAACTCGTGCCCGAAGGCATCGTCGGCCGCGTACCCTACCGCGGCAAACTATCGGAAACCATTCACCAGCTGATGGGCGGCCTGAAAGCCGGAATGGGCTATGTGGGCTGCCGAAACGTGGAAGAACTCCACCGTAAGGCCCGTTTCATCAAGATCAGCGCCGCGGGCCTGCGCGAAAGCCATGTGCATGACGTCATCATCACCAAGGAAGCCCCGAATTACCGCCTGGACTGA
- the dnaE gene encoding DNA polymerase III subunit alpha — translation MPSTPDFVHLHVHTQYSLLDGAIRIDSLLKRVTEFGMSSVAITDHGTMFGAVEFYDKARQAGIKPIIGCECYVAPRTLRDKTPLDSKGVTHLILLAQNQEGYRNLCQLASIAQLQGFYYKPRIDKSLLQAHSKGLIALSACLQGEIPRRIRENRLDLADAAAQSYLEIFGENNFYLEVQHNGIELQERVNAALRDMSARLSIPLVASNDCHYLDKDDVRAHDVLLCIQTGKTVRDSERFKFRTDQLYFKPQEEMAVYFKDYPGAIENSVAIAERCQIEFDFGTYHFPQFATETGMPPAALFERQVREGYARVMQKIRQLNPAVDESAYRERLEFEIEIIKRMNFPGYFLIVADFIRYAKDHNIPVGPGRGSAAGSLVAYSLGITDLDPLAHGLIFERFLNPSRSSMPDIDVDFCINGREEVFKYVVQKYGGGDYVAQIITFGKLKTRAVIRDVGRALDIPLREVDAIAKMVPDKLGIKLDEALRQEPKLAQLAQEQPEIGDLINICRVLEGLPRHASTHAAGVVIGDKPLVEYLPLYRGKNNEVVTQFDMKRVEQIGLVKFDFLGLRNLTVIQNALALIQDLEQEPPDLANLTLDDTATYRLLCAGDTTGVFQLESSGMKDLLVRLKPECFSDIVALVALYRPGPMESGMIDDYVERKHGRKRVSYLHPTLEPILQETYGVIVYQEQVMKIASELASYSMAEADGLRKAMGKKIAAIMAQQRDRFMKGAVEKDVPADTAKEIFDLMEKFGGYGFNKSHSAAYALITYQTAYLKTHFPVAFMAALLTSEMHSSDGVIKFIAECRSHNIPVQPPNINESDKTFTVRDEEILFGLVAVKNVGEGAIDVIIAERRNGPFTSLFDFCERVDLRKVNKRVLESLIKCGAFDCTGEPRSRLFAALEDALDYGQRVQREKADPQLGLFDMGNSPSVVNTPPLPKIPEWEERERLANEKEALGFYITGHPLQRYEDVLEKFTNATAVSLKERHDGEAVRIGGTVSSVKTIRTKKGDPMAFVTVEDVQGAVEVIVFSSLFGDVEALLFEDNPVLVQGVLQKDDKSLKIKADAVIPMDKAEETWTAKIHLRLDATRTEKPVLQELQKILRKHQGNCQALLHLTCPEKSETIIALPEHLRVKAGAALFREVNALLGYNAVETVCSAILAAPDPKNGYGGAYGRGQARAKRA, via the coding sequence ATGCCTTCGACACCTGACTTCGTCCATCTCCACGTCCACACCCAATACAGCCTCCTGGACGGCGCCATCCGCATCGATTCGCTCCTCAAGCGGGTGACCGAATTCGGGATGTCCAGCGTGGCGATCACCGATCACGGCACCATGTTCGGGGCCGTCGAGTTTTACGACAAGGCCCGCCAGGCGGGCATCAAGCCGATCATCGGCTGCGAGTGCTACGTGGCGCCGCGCACCCTGCGGGACAAAACCCCCCTGGACAGCAAAGGAGTGACCCACCTGATCCTGCTGGCCCAAAACCAGGAGGGCTACCGCAATCTCTGCCAGCTGGCGTCGATTGCCCAGCTCCAGGGGTTTTACTACAAACCGCGCATCGACAAGAGCCTCCTGCAGGCCCACAGCAAGGGGCTGATCGCCCTTTCGGCCTGTCTGCAGGGCGAAATTCCGCGCCGCATCCGGGAAAACCGCCTGGATCTGGCCGATGCGGCCGCCCAAAGCTACCTGGAGATCTTCGGCGAGAACAACTTCTATTTGGAGGTCCAGCACAACGGGATCGAACTCCAGGAGCGGGTCAACGCGGCCCTGCGCGACATGAGCGCCCGCCTCTCGATCCCGCTGGTGGCCAGCAACGATTGCCATTACCTGGACAAGGACGACGTGCGCGCCCACGATGTCCTGCTGTGCATCCAGACCGGCAAGACCGTACGCGACAGCGAGCGTTTCAAATTCCGCACCGACCAGCTTTATTTCAAACCCCAGGAGGAGATGGCCGTCTATTTCAAGGACTACCCCGGCGCTATCGAAAACAGCGTCGCCATCGCCGAGCGCTGCCAGATCGAATTCGACTTCGGCACCTACCATTTTCCCCAGTTCGCCACCGAAACCGGCATGCCGCCGGCGGCGCTTTTCGAGCGCCAGGTGCGCGAGGGCTACGCGCGGGTCATGCAGAAAATCCGCCAGCTGAACCCCGCTGTGGACGAATCCGCCTATCGCGAACGCCTGGAGTTTGAAATCGAGATCATCAAAAGGATGAACTTCCCCGGCTATTTTCTGATCGTGGCCGACTTTATCCGCTATGCCAAGGACCACAATATCCCCGTCGGGCCCGGGCGCGGTTCGGCGGCCGGCAGTCTGGTGGCCTACAGCCTGGGGATCACCGACCTCGACCCCCTGGCCCACGGGCTGATTTTCGAGCGCTTTCTCAACCCCTCGCGCTCCAGTATGCCGGATATCGACGTGGATTTCTGCATCAACGGCCGTGAGGAGGTCTTCAAGTACGTCGTCCAGAAATACGGCGGCGGGGACTACGTGGCCCAGATCATCACCTTCGGAAAACTCAAGACCCGCGCCGTGATCCGGGATGTAGGGCGCGCCCTGGACATTCCCCTGCGGGAGGTGGACGCCATCGCCAAGATGGTGCCCGACAAGCTCGGGATCAAACTCGACGAAGCCCTCCGGCAGGAGCCCAAGCTGGCCCAGCTGGCCCAGGAGCAGCCGGAGATCGGCGATCTGATCAATATCTGCCGGGTCCTGGAGGGGCTGCCGCGGCACGCCTCGACCCACGCCGCCGGGGTGGTCATCGGCGACAAACCGCTGGTGGAATACCTGCCGCTTTACCGGGGCAAGAACAACGAAGTGGTGACCCAATTCGACATGAAGCGGGTCGAGCAGATCGGGCTGGTGAAGTTCGACTTCCTGGGGTTGCGCAACCTGACGGTGATCCAAAATGCGCTCGCGCTGATCCAGGACCTGGAGCAGGAACCGCCCGATCTGGCCAACCTGACCCTGGACGATACGGCCACCTACCGCCTGCTGTGCGCCGGGGACACCACCGGCGTATTCCAGCTGGAAAGCTCGGGCATGAAAGACCTGCTGGTGCGCCTTAAACCCGAATGTTTCAGCGACATCGTCGCCCTGGTGGCCCTCTACCGCCCCGGCCCGATGGAAAGCGGCATGATCGATGACTACGTCGAGCGCAAGCACGGCCGCAAACGGGTGTCCTACCTGCACCCGACCCTTGAGCCGATCCTGCAGGAAACCTACGGGGTCATCGTCTACCAGGAGCAGGTGATGAAAATCGCCAGCGAGCTGGCCAGCTACTCCATGGCCGAAGCCGACGGCCTGCGCAAGGCGATGGGCAAAAAGATCGCCGCCATCATGGCCCAGCAGCGCGACCGCTTCATGAAGGGCGCCGTCGAAAAGGACGTCCCGGCGGACACCGCCAAAGAGATTTTCGACCTCATGGAAAAATTCGGCGGCTACGGCTTCAACAAGTCGCACTCGGCCGCCTACGCCCTGATCACCTACCAGACCGCCTACCTCAAGACCCATTTTCCGGTGGCTTTCATGGCGGCCCTGCTCACCAGCGAAATGCACTCCTCAGACGGGGTGATCAAGTTCATCGCCGAATGCCGCAGCCACAACATCCCGGTGCAACCGCCGAACATCAACGAAAGCGACAAAACCTTCACCGTCAGGGACGAAGAGATCCTCTTTGGGCTGGTGGCGGTCAAAAACGTGGGCGAAGGCGCCATCGACGTTATCATCGCCGAGCGCCGAAACGGCCCGTTCACCTCGCTGTTTGATTTCTGCGAGCGGGTCGATCTGCGCAAGGTCAACAAACGGGTACTGGAAAGCCTGATCAAGTGCGGGGCCTTCGATTGCACCGGTGAGCCCCGCAGCCGGCTGTTCGCCGCCCTGGAGGATGCCCTGGACTACGGACAGCGGGTGCAGCGTGAAAAGGCCGACCCCCAGCTGGGCCTCTTCGACATGGGCAACAGCCCCTCGGTAGTCAACACGCCCCCGCTGCCCAAGATCCCCGAGTGGGAGGAACGGGAGCGCTTGGCCAACGAGAAGGAGGCGCTGGGGTTCTACATCACCGGTCACCCGCTGCAGCGCTATGAGGACGTCTTGGAGAAATTCACCAACGCCACCGCCGTCTCCCTGAAAGAGCGCCACGACGGAGAGGCCGTCAGAATCGGGGGGACCGTCAGCAGCGTCAAAACCATCCGCACCAAGAAGGGGGATCCGATGGCGTTCGTCACGGTGGAGGACGTCCAGGGCGCCGTGGAGGTGATCGTGTTTTCGTCCCTCTTCGGCGACGTCGAGGCCCTGCTCTTCGAGGACAACCCGGTCCTGGTTCAGGGCGTGCTGCAAAAAGACGACAAGTCGCTGAAGATCAAGGCCGATGCCGTCATCCCGATGGACAAGGCCGAGGAGACCTGGACCGCCAAGATCCATCTGCGGCTGGACGCCACCCGCACCGAAAAGCCGGTCCTGCAGGAGCTGCAGAAAATCCTGCGCAAACACCAGGGCAACTGCCAGGCGCTGCTGCATCTGACCTGCCCGGAAAAAAGCGAGACGATCATCGCCCTGCCCGAGCACCTGCGGGTCAAGGCCGGCGCCGCCCTTTTCAGGGAGGTCAACGCCCTGCTGGGCTACAACGCCGTTGAAACCGTCTGCAGTGCGATATTGGCCGCCCCGGATCCGAAAAACGGCTACGGTGGGGCCTACGGCCGCGGCCAGGCCCGGGCGAAGCGCGCCTGA